One Setaria viridis chromosome 5, Setaria_viridis_v4.0, whole genome shotgun sequence genomic region harbors:
- the LOC117856970 gene encoding rop guanine nucleotide exchange factor 9, which produces MAASAGAQLERRSSVRRSQSMVQEEDRGQPADDELMFRSQGSNTEPSGEPLKIGAVLEKDSGAPKSRLAEQSGGPSEMDQMKEKFAKLLLGEDMSGSGKGVPSALALSNAVTNLAASVFGEQRKLEPMAPDRKARWKREVGWLLSVADHIVEFVAKKQVLDNGTEMEVMGTQQRRDLQANIPALRKLDTMLLDYLDNFKERKEFWYVKRDSCSESENEERSDEKWWIPIVKVPPAGLSKTSRGWLLHQKELVNQVLKAAMAINANCLMEMNIPDTYIDTLPKNGRASLGDALYRIITDVEFDPDDFLSTVDLTSEHKILDLKDRIEASVIIWNRKVHNKDGKSSWGSAVSQEKREQFEERAQTLLLIIKHRFPGIPQSTLDIAKIQENRDVGFALLESYSRVLESLAFNVMSRIEDVIQADNLAREKAKRDAPPPAEDAAAAAGRRDPQEVGEDASGTTLLDFMGWTGDSEGRNDDCSPPPPPELPAAQDDGRLMKLPNIMTNLKQTYMEKLDFLSGNRSPSGRH; this is translated from the exons ATGGCGGCGAGCGCCGGGGCGCAGCTGGAGCGGCGGAGCTCGGTGCGGCGGTCGCAGAGCATGGTGCAGGAGGAGGACCGGGGCCAgccggccgacgacgagctcATGTTCCGGAGCCAGGGGTCCAACACGGAGCCGTCGGGCGAGCCGCTCAAGATCGGCGCCGTGCTCGAGAAGGACAGCGGCGCGCCCAAGTCGCGCCTCGCCGAGCAGAGCGGGGGACCTTCCG AGATGGACCAGATGAAGGAGAAGTTCGCCAAGCTGCTGCTCGGGGAGGACATGTCCGGGTCCGGGAAAGGGGTGCCCTCCGCGCTCGCCCTCTCCAACGCCGTCACCAACCTCGCAG CCTCTGTCTTCGGCGAGCAACGGAAGCTGGAGCCCATGGCGCCGGACAGGAAGGCGAGGTGGAAGAGAGAGGTCGGCTGGCTTCTCTCCGTTGCCGATCACATCGTCGAGTTCGTCGCCAAGAAACAAGTCCTGGACAACGGCACCGAAATGGAG GTGATGGGGACGCAGCAGAGACGGGATCTCCAGGCGAACATCCCGGCGCTGCGCAAACTCGATACGATGCTTCTC GATTACCTGGACAACTTCAAGGAGCGCAAAGAGTTCTGGTACGTGAAGCGCGACTCGTGTTCGGAGAGCGAGAACGAGGAGAGGTCTGACGAGAAGTGGTGGATCCCGATCGTGAAGGTGCCCCCCGCCGGGCTGTCCAAGACCTCCAGAGGCTGGCTCCTGCACCAGAAGGAGCTGGTGAACCAGGTGCTCAAGGCGGCCATGGCCATCAACGCCAACTGCCTCATGGAGATGAACATCCCGGACACGTACATAGACACGCTCCCCAAG AACGGGAGGGCCAGCCTCGGGGACGCGCTGTACCGGATCATCACGGACGTGGAGTTCGACCCGGACGACTTCCTGTCGACGGTGGACCTGACGTCGGAGCACAAGATCCTGGACCTCAAGGACCGGATCGAGGCGTCGGTCATCATCTGGAACCGCAAGGTGCACAACAAGGACGGCAAGTCCTCGTGGGGCTCCGCCGTCAGCCAGGAGAAGAGGGAGCAGTTCGAGGAGCGGGCGCAGACGCTGCTGCTCATCATCAAGCACAGGTTCCCCGGCATCCCGCAGTCCACGCTCGACATCGCCAAGATCCAAGAGAACAGG GACGTCGGGTTCGCGCTGCTGGAGAGCTACTCCAGGGTGCTGGAGAGCCTGGCGTTCAACGTCATGTCCCGGATAGAGGACGTCATCCAGGCCGACAACCTCGCGAGGGAGAAGGCCAAGAGGgacgcgccgccaccggcggaggacgccgccgccgccgccggacgccgtgACCCCCAGGAGGTCGGCGAGGACGCGAGCGGGACGACCCTGCTGGACTTCATGGGCTGGACCGGGGACTCGGAGGGGAGGAACGACGActgctcgcccccgccgccgccggagctgccgGCGGCGCAGGACGACGGCAGGCTGATGAAGCTGCCCAACATCATGACCAACCTGAAGCAGACGTACATGGAGAAGCTGGACTTCCTCAGCGGGAACAGAAGCCCCTCAGGTCGCCATTAG
- the LOC117856974 gene encoding uncharacterized protein, with translation MLEGKAMVEDTDMPAKMQAQAMAAASRALDRFDVLDCRSIAAHIKKEFDTIHGPGWQCVVGSSFGCYFTHSKGSFIYFRLESLRFLVFKGAAA, from the exons ATGTTGGAAGGGAAGGCGATGGTGGAGGACACGGACATGCCGGCGAAGATGCAGGCgcaggcgatggcggcggcgtccaggGCCCTCGACCGCTTCGACGTCCTCGACTGCCGGAGCATCGCGGCCCACATCAAGAAG GAGTTTGACACGATCCATGGACCGGGATGGCAATGCGTGGTGGGCTCCAGCTTCGGCTGCTACTTCACGCACAGCAAGGGGAGCTTCATCTACTTCCGGCTCGAGTCGCTCAGGTTCCTCGTCTTCAAAGGGGCGGCAGCATAG
- the LOC117858662 gene encoding uncharacterized protein, which produces MASDKERIAALFSMYNDDEEEEDDADEPNPPSPAPPAAAAAPAVTSSSPLPSQAGGEDPNPSLAPLSPPLPEESAGRKTLASPHPSPARGQLPPLPSRRSSSPFAVSPPSPLRGPSSAPPPDLPRPPRRGALAIVDYGHDEMAMSPEQEDGEIMSGVHRFGSDAQSAEGNLEERTLSGMVHIMPSNTEAEMPQHPDAPEQNQVGTDMDVDVTRPEIEDAQVEETTDVSTNGENDDPLSRFLPPPATAKCSAALQQKINRFLVYKRAGKSFNAEVRNRKDYRNPDFLQHAVRYQEIDQIGTCFSKDVFDPYGYDKADYYDEIEADMKRELERKEQERKKSPKVEFIAAGVQPPITASIPKIPAGVATLPVPAEGVKKESRPNKKSKWDKVDGDVKNLAIPSGHDHLSATVSAALLPSANVGAGYAAFAQQKRKEAEEKRSDYK; this is translated from the exons ATGGCGTCCGATAAAGAGCGCATAGCCGCCCTCTTCTCCATGTACAacgacgacgaggaagaggaggatgacgCCGACGAGCCCAACCCCCcttcccccgcgccgcccgccgccgccgcggcccccgccgtcacctcctcgtcgccgctgccCTCTCAAGCCGGGGGTGAGGACCCCAACCCTTCCCTGGCGCCTCTGTCGCCTCCCTTGCCCGAGGAGTCGGCCGGCCGCAAAACCCTAGCGAGCCCCCACCCGTCCCCGGCGCGGGGGCAGCTTCCGCCGCTGCCCTCGCGGCGCTCTTCGTCGCCCTTTGCTGTCTCGCCCCCCTCCCCGCTGCGGGGCCcatcctccgccccgccgcccgacctgccgcgcccgccgcggcgcggggcgcttGCAATCGTGGACTATGGGCACGACGAGATGGCCATGTCGCCCGAGCAGGAG GATGGGGAGATCATGAGCGGCGTGCACAGATTTGGCTCAGATGCTCAGTCTGCTGAGG GGAATCTTGAAGAACGGACTCTCTCAGGTATGGTTCATATTATGCCCTCAAATACCGAAGCAGAAATGCCTCAGCATCCTGATGCGCCTGAGCAGAACCAAGTAGGGACAGACATGGATGTGGATGTAACTAGACCAGAAATTGAAGATGCCCAGGTGGAGGAAACTACTGATGTTTCAACTAATGGTGAAAATGATGATCCATTGAGTCGTTTCCTTCCTCCACCCGCGACTGCAAAGTGCTCTGCAGCATTACAG CAAAAAATTAACAGGTTCCTTGTGTACAAAAGAGCCGGAAAGAGTTTTAATGCTGAAGTGCGCAACAGGAAGGATTACAGAAATCCTGACTTCTTGCAGCATGCTGTGCGGTATCAAGAAATCGATCAGATAGGGACCTGTTTCAGTAAGGATGTTTTTGATCCTTACGGGTATGACAAAGCCGACTACTATGATGAGATAG AAGCTGACATGAAGCGAGAACTTGAGAGGAAGGAACAGGAGAGGAAAAAAAGCCCAAAAGTTGAATTTATTGCTGCAGGAGTGCAACCTCCGATTACTGCATCAATACCGAAGATTCCAG CTGGTGTTGCTACGCTTCCGGTACCTGCAGAAGGTGTAAAAAAAGAGAGTAGGCCAAACAAGAAGTCAAAATGGGATAAG GTTGATGGGGATGTTAAGAACCTTGCTATTCCTAGTGGACACGACCATTTATCAGCAACAGTTTCTGCGGCACTTTTGCCTTCTGCCAATGTTGGTGCTGGATATGCTGCTTTTGC GcaacaaaagagaaaagaggctgAAGAGAAGAGAAGTGATTATAAGTAG
- the LOC117854450 gene encoding nucleobase-ascorbate transporter 2 produces MAEAKPEEISHPPMEQLQGFEYCIDSNPPWGEAIILAFQHYILALGTAVMIPAVLVPMMGGDDGDRVRVVQTLLFVTGINTLLQSLFGTRLPTVIGGSYAFVIPIVAIIQDSSLAAIPDGHERFLETMRAIQGALIVSSSIQIILGYSQLWGIFSRFFSPVGMAPVVALLGFGLFERGFPVVGRCVEVGLPMLILFVVLSQYLKNIQIKDIPILERFSLFICIALVWAYAQILTSGGAYKNSTEVTQINCRTDRANLISSAPWIKIPYPLQWGAPTFNAGQSFGMVSAVLVSLVESTASYKAAARLASATPPPAHILSRGIGWQGIGILLDGLFGTGTGSTVSVENVGLLGSTRIGSRRVIQISAGFMIFFSMLGKFGALFASIPFTIFAAVYCVLFGLVAAVGLSFLQFTNMNSMRNLFIVGVSIFLGLSVPEYFFRYTMAAQRGPAHTKAGWFNDYINTIFSSPPTVGLIVAVFLDNTLETKDAGNDRGLPWWVRFRSFKGDSRNEEFYSLPFNLNRFFPPA; encoded by the exons ATGGCGGAGGCGAAGCCGGAGGAGATCAGCCATCCGCCCATGGAGCAGCTCCAGGGGTTTGAGTACTGCATAGACTCCAACCCTCCCTGGG GGGAGGCGATCATACTTGCCTTCCAGCACTACATACTGGCGCTTGGCACGGCGGTGATGATCCCGGCGGTGTTGGTTCCCATGATGGGTGGCGACGAT GGGGACAGGGTGCGGGTGGTGCAGACGCTGCTGTTCGTGACGGGGATAAACACGCTGCTGCAATCCCTCTTCGGGACGCGGCTGCCGACCGTGATCGGCGGCTCCTACGCGTTCGTGATCCCGATAGTGGCCATCATCCAGGACTCGTCGCTCGCGGCGATACCCGATGGCCACGAG AGGTTCCTCGAGACCATGAGGGCAATACAGGGGGCACTGATAGTGTCCTCCAGTATCCAGATAATCCTGGGCTACAGCCAACTCTGGGGCATTTTCTCcag ATTCTTCAGTCCAGTGGGGATGGCGCCAGTGGTTGCTCTGCTAGGATTTGGCCTTTTCGAAAGAGGATTCCCTGTG GTTGGGAGATGCGTTGAGGTCGGTTTGCCGATGCTGATTCTCTTTGTTGTACTCTCTCAG TATCTGAAGAATATACAAATAAAAGATATTCCCATACTGGAAAGGTTCTCCCTTTTCATCTGTATCGCGTTGGTATGGGCATATGCTCAAATCCTCACTTCAGGTGGTGCCTATAAGAACAGCACTGAGGTCACTCAGATCAACTGCCGCACTGACCGAGCCAATCTGATCTCCTCTGCTCCATG GATTAAGATTCCTTACCCACTACAATGGGGGGCACCAACCTTCAACGCTGGCCAATCATTTGGTATGGTGTCTGCCGTTTTGGTCTCACTAGTTGAG TCCACAGCATCTTACAAAGCTGCTGCTCGTCTTGCAAGTGCGACTCCACCTCCAGCTCATATCCTGAGTAGAGGCATTGGATGGCAG GGAATCGGCATCCTCCTTGATGGGCTATTTGGAACGGGCACTGGCTCCACTGTCTCAGT GGAGAACGTCGGGCTGCTTGGATCGACAAGGATCGGGAGCCGGCGTGTTATACAGATCTCTGCCGGTTTCATGATCTTTTTCTCCATGCTGG GGAAATTCGGAGCGCTGTTTGCTTCCATCCCATTCACCATCTTCGCAGCCGTGTACTGCGTCTTGTTTGGGCTCGTTG CTGCGGTGGGGCTGTCCTTCTTGCAGTTCACTAACATGAACTCCATGCGCAACCTCTTTATCGTGGGCGTCTCCATCTTCCTTGGCCTATCCGTGCCGGAGTACTTTTTCCGGTACACCATGGCTGCTCAGCGTGGTCCTGCGCACACCAAAGCCGGATGG TTCAACGACTACATCAACACCATCTTCTCATCGCCGCCAACGGTGGGGCTGATCGTGGCCGTGTTCCTGGACAACACGCTGGAGACCAAGGACGCAGGCAACGACCGGGGCCTGCCGTGGTGGGTGCGGTTCCGGTCGTTCAAGGGGGACAGCAGGAACGAGGAGTTCTATAGCCTGCCGTTCAATCTCAACCGCTTCTTCCCTCCGGCCTAG